The proteins below come from a single Oxyura jamaicensis isolate SHBP4307 breed ruddy duck chromosome 1, BPBGC_Ojam_1.0, whole genome shotgun sequence genomic window:
- the LOC118177547 gene encoding zinc finger protein 501-like, which yields MGDTQKGQLRQGGPARAELHPFPSRRLTGDTLQDADERQGCKQELETENKVEPSFGKRQGAVTPCVMAVWECEDGGGPPISKVVLAGDKSVSPVCGNIWIQQVGEKTYECPECGKSFSRSSYLSQHQRIHLTEKPFSCSECGKSFTRNSDLIKHQRIHTGEKPYQCNECEKTFSQRSNVIRHQRTHTGERHYQCNECGKSFSQNSHLIVHQRSHKGEKPFNCPRCEKSFSDRSSLIIHRRVHTGEKPHKCQECGKRFRDSSAIIRHQRIHTGEKPYECTECGKTFRQSSSLVTHMRTHTGEKPYKCPVCGKSFSQSSALTTHRRIHGGKALPVYHGSLLPSPYQCAECGRRCSDHPTLVKHQTTHAEERPYICVECGDSFRRSSALNVHLRIHRGERPYKCEECGKTFRHSSALGAHLRIHAGAKPYECGECGKSFRKSSTLKVHLKIHVAKKPYKCTLGRRALSSRSLLP from the coding sequence ATGGGCGACACGCAGAAGGGCCAGCTTCGTCAGGGAGGTCCTGCGAGAGCTGAACTGCACCCGTTCCCCTCCAGAAGGCTCACAGGAGATACCCTCCAGGATGCTGATGAAAGACAAGGCTgcaagcaggagctggagaCGGAAAACAAGGTGGAGCCGTCTTTTGGAAAGAGACAGGGAGCGGTAACTCCCTGTGTGATGGCAGTGTGGGAGTGCGAGGATGGTGGTGGCCCCCCCATCAGTAAGGTTGTCCTTGCTGGGGACAAGTCAGTCTCCCCCGTGTGTGGGAACATCTGGATTCAGCAGGTGGGGGAGAAAACCTACGAGTGTCCCGAGTGTGGGAAAAGCTTCAGCCGGAGCTCATACCTGAGCCAGCACCAGAGGATCCACCTGACAGAGAAACCCTTCAGCTGCTCCGAATGTGGGAAGAGTTTCACCCGCAACTCGGATCTGATCAAACACCAGCGGATCCACACCGGCGAGAAGCCCTACCAGTGCAACGAGTGTGAGAAGACCTTCAGCCAGAGGTCCAATGTGATCAGGCACCAGCGAACCCACACAGGAGAGAGACACTACCAGTGCAATGAGTGCGGGAAGAGCTTCAGCCAGAACTCCCATCTCATCGTCCATCAGAGAAGCCACAAGGGTGAGAAGCCATTTAATTGCCCCCGGTGTGAGAAAAGCTTCAGCGACCGCTCCTCCCTGATCATACACCGGAGGGTCCACACCGGAGAGAAGCCCCACAAGTGCCAGGAGTGTGGGAAGCGTTTCCGGGACAGCTCGGCCATCATTCGGCATCAGAGGATCCACACTGGAGAGAAACCCTACGAGTGCACCGAGTGCGGCAAAACCTTCCGCCAGAGCTCCTCGCTGGTGACCCACATGCGAACACACACAGGCGAGAAACCCTACAAATGCCCCGTGTGTGGGAAGAGCTTCAGCCAGAGCTCAGCACTCACCACCCATCGCCGCATCCACGGGGGAAAGGCCTTGCCCGTGTACCACGGCAGCCTCTTGCCCAGCCCCTACCAGTGCGCCGAGTGCGGCAGGAGGTGCAGCGACCACCCCACTCTCGTCAAGCACCAGACCACGCACGCGGAGGAGCGGCCCTACATCTGCGTGGAGTGCGGGGACAGCTTCCGACGGAGCTCGGCGCTCAATGTCCACCTGAGGATCCACCGTGGGGAGAGACCCTACAAGTGCGAGGAATGTGGGAAAACCTTCCGGCATAGCTCAGCCCTTGGTGCACACCTGAGAATCCACGCAGGAGCCAAGCCCTACGAGTGTGGTGAGTGTGGGAAAAGCTTCCGGAAAAGTTCAACGCTTAAAGTGCATTTGAAAATCCACGTGGCCAAGAAGCCTTATAAATGTACGCT